From Streptomyces sp. SAI-135:
TTGGTCATCAGGAGCATGCGCTCGAGCACCTCCGGGCGGTTGTCCAGGTGGAAGTCGGCCCCGAGCGCGCGGGCCCGCCGGTGGATCATCAGCAGGGCGGACAGCCCGGAGGAGTCGATCCACGTCAGGCCGCTGAAGTCGAGACGCACGGCGCCCGGGGGGCCGTCGTCGCCGTTCAGGTTCTCGGTGACCACGGTGACCAGGTCGTCGCTCGCGTCGTAGTCGAGCTCTCCGTCCACCCGCGCGACCAGGGTGGCGTTCTCCCGGGTGACGGTGACGGCGAACTCCGCCGGTGAAAGGCCGCTCATACGGCGGCCCCGGGACCGGGCACGGGAGGAGCGGGGCTCGCGGCCAGGGCCGTGACGCCCTGTCCGATCAGCCGGGAGGCGCGGGGGAAGTCGTACAGCCGCCCGCCGAGTACCTCCAGGCCGGCGGTCAGGGAGTGGGCGGGCACGTTGCGGACTTGCAGGATGTGGGCCGTCCAGGTGAGGAAGTCGGTGAACAGTTCGGCGTCGTCGACGTAGAGGGCGGCTGCCAGGAAGTCGACGATGTGGGCGAGGTCCTCGACCGTCCGCTCGCGCTGGTCGTCGCTGTACCCGCGCACGGCGGGGAAGCGGGACTCCAGGTCGACCAGCGCCTGCTTGACGAGCTGGGGACGGGACTGGACGACCATGGTGTACTCCTGGTCGGTCAGGTGCGGCAGGTCGTCGACCGCATGTCGGCTGGCCGAGGTGTCGGGGCGGGCCATCCCCTCCTCCAGGACGGCCACGGCGCCACGCGCGTCCGCCGCCCAGCGGTCGGCGCGCAGGCTGCGGGCATAGCGGCCGTCGGGTCCGAAGGCCCGTCCGCCTGCCAGGACGGGCACGCCGACGGCCTGGCAGGCCGTGATGGCGGCGTGCGCGGTCGGCAGGCGCACGGGCAGCGACCCGGACAGCAGAACGGCCTCGGGATTGCTGTGGTGCAGGTGCGCGACCAGGTGCAGGGTGGGCGTCTGGGCGCCGAGGAAGTCGACTCGCCAGCCTCTGAGCGACAGGACCTCGGCGACGATCCGGGCGGGGAAGGCGTGCCACTCGCCGTCGACGCAGCTCACGGTGACCCGGCCGCGGACAGCCGTACGGTGCGTCTCGCCGTCCTGGTGCCTCAGGTGGGCCATGAAGGCGACCAGGCGCTCGTTGATGGCGGTGGCGGCGTGCTCCTGGGCGACGGTGATGCGGTCGGCGGCCCATTCGGTCCCGACCCTCGCCTGAACCGGCGCGACGACCTCCAGCAGCAGGGTCTCCTCGTCCATGCCGTCCTGCAACGCCTGGCGGACGGTCAGGGCGGCGGTGCGTTCGTCGCCGGCGGCGACAGCCTGCCACAGCCGCTCGGCCACCGCCGTGGACTCGTTCATCCGCCGCTCCTGCCGTCGATGCCGTGCGGGTGCCCGTTGACGGCCGTCAGCGAGCCGGGCCTGGGTGCGCTGACGGCCACCACGGCCATGTCGTCGTGGCGGCCGCCGCCCAGCCACTGGGTGGCCAGCATCTGCACCCGCTCGACGACGGCCTCGGCCGGCATGCCCGCGCAGTCCGACAGCGCCCGCGCGAGCCGGCGCTCACCGAAGAAGTCGTCGCCCAGGGGGCCGCCGCGGGCCTCGATGACGCCGTCGGTGTAGAGCAGACACGTCTCTCCGGGGGCGAGGACCGTCTCCACCGTCCGCGCGCGCACCGTGGGCAAGGCGCCGACCAGCGTCCCCTTGGTGGGCACCTCCTCGACCGTGCCGTCGGTGCGGACGATCAGCGGCGGTGGATGTCCGGCACTGGTCAGGCGCAGCTCCGCCCGGCCGGCCCGGCGGCGCACGGAGGCGAGCACGAGGGTGGCGAAGCGGGTGTGGTGCGAGGAGAGCAGGGCTCCGTTGAGGAGGTTCAGGACGCGTTCGTGGTCCTCGGCCAGGGGCAGCAGCGCCTGGAGCGTATTGCGGATCTTGCCCGTGAGGACCGCCGCGTCGAGTCCCTTGCCCGCGACGTCGCCCAGGACGACGAGGGTCTCCTGCGAGGGATCGGTGCCGGGGTGGACGTCGTAGAAGTCCCCGCCGACCTGCTCGTGGTCCTTGGAGGCCCGGTAGCTCCCGGCGTACTCGACGCCGTGGACGTGTTGGAGCGCGGGCGGCAGCAGGTCGCGCATCAAGGTGGCGGTGATGGCCGTCTGCTCGGTGTAGAGCCGGGCCGCCGACAGGGCCGCGCCGGCCCGCGCCGCGAACAGGCGCGCGAACACCTCCTCGCCCTCGGTGAAGGCGCGCTCGGTGCTGGAGCGCAGCAGGATCAGCGCGCCGGCCGGGACGCCGTGGCCGGGCAGCGGGGTGACGATGACGGAGCCGACGGGACCGGCGAAGCCCTCTGGGATCACCCACGGGGGGATGCTGTGCGGATCGATCCAGCGGGCCGGCACCGGCGGGAAGCCCTGGAGCGCCTCGCCGAGCCCCGGCACGCCCGAGACGTCGACTTTGCGCTGCTCCTGGGTGACCGACCCGCCGCGATGCGCGTACGTCAGCGGATGGCGCCGCCCCTGGGGCGGGGCGATGAGGACGGCGGCCTCGGCGAGGTGCTCGGCGGCCATGGAGGCGGCCACTTCCATGCAGCGCGGAACGTTCAGTGTGGACAGCAGGGCACTGGACACCTCGGAGAGCACCTCGGAGCGGGTCCGCGCGTCCCGCAGCGCGGTCTCGGCCAGGTGGCGGTCGGTGCAGTCGATCAGCCACCACACCAGGTGGCCGTCGTGGTCGACGGTGTGGTGCGCCTCGAAGAAGCGCCCGTCGACGGAACCGGTCACGGGCCGCGCGGCGCCGGGCCCCTTGTCACCGTCACCGGGCGGGGGCGGGGTGAGCCAGGACGGCACCTTCCGGTCGAGCGGGTCGCCGTCGGCGGGGTCGGACAGGAGCAGCCGGGCCGCCTCGTTCAGTCGTACGAGACCGCCCTCTGGGTCGGTGACGAGCACAGGGTAGGGGGCCTCGGCCCTGGTCACGCCGCTCCGGAGGCCGGGCTCGGACGGACGGGCGGACGTACCACGGTAGAAAGACACAAGCGGAGGCACGCGTCGTGCGCACCTCACCACCTTCCTGCAATTGACAATTACTGCCGTACGGCAACAGTCTCCTATCGGCCCCTGCGGTCGCAACCTGCCCCCGGGACGGACACATACGCCTCACACCGGCACGGTTTCGCCGGGTCACGACGTTGGACGGGTGCTAGGCCGATCTTCGCCCGTGCGGTGCGCACTCCTCGTCCGGGGCGGCGCCGACGGAAGTCCGGGCAACTGCGAGTCGCCGCAACGAACTTCGCCCACCTCTTGGACGGCTCATCCGCACGCCCCCACTGACTCACGACGAGTCGCGTACGACGAGCTCCGTGGGAAGCGTGACGCGCCGACGCGGCCTGTCGGGATCGTCGATCTCCTCCAGAAGGATCTGGGCGATCATCGCGCCGATCTCCTCGACGGGCTGCCGCACGGTGGTGAGCGGCGGGTTGGTGTGACGCGCGATGATGGAGTCGTCGAATCCGACCACGGCCACGTCGTCGGGGACCCCCCTCCCCTGCCTGCGCAGCTCCGCCAGAGCCCCCGCCGCCATGACGTCCGAGGCGACGAACAGGGCGTCGAGGTCAGGGACCCGTTCAAGGAGTGAACGCATCGCCGCCGCGCCGCCTTCCTCGGTGAAGTCGGCCGCGGTCACGAGCCGGTCCGTGGCCTGGTGGCCCGCCTTCTCGAGGGCCTCGCGCCAGCCCTGGAGCCTGCTGCGGGCCACGTCCATGTCGAGCGGTCCGCTGATGGTGGCGACGGTGCGCCGCCCCCGCGCGAGGAGGTGGTTGACAGCCGTCGCGGCTCCGCCCGCGTTGTCGGAGTGCACATGGCTGAGCGACTCGTCGGAGGAACGGCGTCCGGCGAGCACCGTGGGCAGTCCCATGTCCTCCAGCAGGCCGGGCAGCGGGTCGTGCTCGTGCACCGAGACCAGGAGCACGCCGTCGACACGCCGTTCCGCGACCGACTCGGTGAGCTGGTCCCGCTCGGCCTGGTCGCGTACGAGCACCAGTTGGAGCTGTGTGCGGGTCTCCGCGAGGGCGGTGCTGACGCCGCGGATGACCGCCGAGAAGTAGGGCTCCGAGCCCAGTCGGCTCTCCGACTCGGGGATCACCAGGGCCACGGAGTTCGTACGGCTCGTCTTCAGCCCGCGGGCAACCGAGTTCGGGACGTAGTTCAGCTCCGCGATGGCGGCGAGCACGGCGGCCCTCGCCTTGTCACTGACGAGTTCGGAGCCGTTGATGACTCGTGAAACCGTGGTACGTCCGACACCGGCGCGCGCGGCCACGGTGATGATGGTCGGACGTTGCCTGTCCCCCACGACGCCTCCCTCGCTCAGCGATGCCCGGACGGCTTTCACCTGCGCATTGTGCCAGACCTGAGGAGAGCACCCTCAGGGTCCGGGTGCGGGCCCGCGACATCTTTCGGCAACGAAGTGGATTCAACTTCTTGACAGACGCCTTACACGGCGGCCAGGCTGCGGGCTCCTGGGTGGGTACGTTCCCATCAATGAGTGGGAACGTGCCCAACGGACAAATCACACCTTCGATAGCGAGGTGTGCGGGCTCGAACTCCGGTGCGTCAGCGCCGCCGCTGGGAGGACGAAATGGACAAGTTCCGAAGGAAGTTGCGTACGAGGGTGGTGGCCGCGGTGTCCGTCGCGTCGGCACTGGGTCTGGTCGTGGGCTGCGGGGGCAGCGACGGGGGAACCGGTGGGGGCAAGAAGGACGGCAAGACCACCATCACCATGGGGCTCTTCGGTGTCATGGGCTTCAAGGAGACCGGTCTGCTCGACAAGTACATGAAGGAACACCCGGACGTCGTCATCAAGGCGGACGTCGCGGGCGACGAACAGACCTACTACACCGCCCTGCAGACCCACTTGGCCGCGGGCAGCGGGCTCAAGGACATCCAGGGCATAGAAATTGGTAGGGCCAAGGAACTGTCCGACACCCAGAAGGACAAGTTCGTCGATCTGGCCGGCGTGGCCGGGACGGACCACTTCCTTCCCTGGAAGCAGAGCCAGGTCACCGCCGACGACAAGAAGGTCATCGGCCTCGGCACCGACATCGGCCCGATGGCGGTCTGCTACCGCAAGGACCTCTTCGAACAGGCCGGCCTGCCCACCGACCGCGACGAGGTCGCCAAACTGTGGGAGGGCGACTGGTCGAAGTACGTCGAGGCGGGCAAGCGGTTCAAGCAGAACTCGAAGGACGACAAGGTCGCCTTCATGGACAGCTCCAGCGGGCTGTTCAACGCCATGATCTACGGCAACTCCCAGCAGTTCTACGACAAGCAGGGCAAGCTGATCTACGCCACCAACCCTGTCGTGAAGGACGCGTGGAAGCTGGCCTCCGAAGCGGCCACGTCCGATCTGACCGCCAAACTCCGCCAGTTCCAGCCCGGCTGGGACCCCGGACTGGCCAACAGCACCTTCGCCAGCACCGTCTGCCCGGCGTGGATGCTCGCGCACATCAGCGAGAAGGCCGGCCCCAAGAACAAGGGCAAGTGGGACGTCGCCAAGGCGCCCAAGGGCGCCAACTGGGGCGGTTCGTTCCTCGGCGTGATGGAGAAGAGCCCGGTCAAGAAGGAGGCACAGGACCTCGTCGCCTGGCTCACCGCTCCCGAGCAGCAGGCGTACCTCTTCGAGAAGATCGGCAACTTCCCCTCGTCGCAGACCGCGTTGGAGATGCCCGAAGTCGTCAATGCCAAGTCGGACTACTTCAGTGGCGCCCCCATCGGCAAGATCTTCGGCGCCGCGGCCCAGGAGATCCCCGACGAGCAGGTCCTCGGCCGCAAGGACGGCACCATCAAGGACATCTTCTCGCAGGGCCTGACCTTGATCGAGGCGCAGAACAAGAGCCCGAACGAGGCGTGGAAGACCACTGACGAGCGCATCGAGAAGGCCGCCGGCTGAACTGGGGCCCTTGCCCACCGCAAGCCCGGCGCCCCACGCTCCGCCCCTCCGGGGCGCCGGGCCCCTGCCCGCCTCTCCCCTCCCCCAAGGAAGGACGCCTTCCGGTGGCCATCTCCACCTCGACACCCCCAGACGGTGCGCCCGCCATCGGCGCGGAGCGTCAGCGGCGCCGTACGCTGCTGCACCGCCTCGACGTCCGCGGCGCGCCGTACGCGTTCGTCGCCCCGTTCTTCATCGTGTTCGCCGCCTTCAGCTTCTACCCCCTCATCTACACCTCGTGGATCTCGCTGCACCGCGTCGAACTGTCGACCCTGAACCTCATGGAGTGGGTCGGCTTCGACAACTACACAGCGCTGTGGGAAGACGACCGGTTCTGGAACGCGCTGTTCAACACCTTCACCATCGGCGTGCTGTCGACCGTGCCCCAGTTGCTGATGGCGCTCGGTCTGGCCCACCTGCTCAACTACCGGCTGCGCGGCTCGACGTTCTTCCGCGTCGCCGCCCTGACGCCGTACGCCACGTCGGTCGGTGCCGCGGCCCTGGTGTTCACGATGCTCTTCGAACGTGACTTCGGCATGATCAACTGGATGCTGAGTCTCGTCGGTGTCGACCACATCGACTGGGAGAACAACAAGTGGGCCGCGCAGACGGCCATTTCCTCCATCGTGATCTGGCGCTGGACCGGCTACAACGCGCTGCTGTACCTCGCGGCGATGCAGGCGATCCCCCGTGACCGCTACGAGGCCGCGGCCATCGACGGCGCCTCGCGGTGGCAGCAGTTCCTGAAGGTCACCGTGCCCGGCATCCGTTCCACCATCGTGTTCACCATCGTCCTGTCCACGATCGGCGCCACCCAGCTCTTCGGTGAACCCCTGATCTTCGGCCAGGGCCCGAACGGCATCACGGGAGGAGCCGACAACCAGTACCAGACGCTGGGTCTGCTGCTGTACGAGGAGGGCTGGAAGAACTACCAGATGGGCCGAGCCGCCACGGTCGCCTGGGCGATGTTCCTGCTGCTGATCCTCGTGTTCGTCGTCCAACGCATCGTTCAGCGCGTCACCACGCGCAGGACCTGACCGGGAGATCTCCATGACCACAGACAGCATCCCGGTCCAGGCGATGGACGCGGTTGCCGGAAGCGGACGGAAGACCGGCAAGGCCACCCCGCCCGGTGGACCGCGCCGCCGACTGCTGCGGCGCCCGGGCGCCGGGCGTCAGCACCACGCGGGCCCCGTCGCCTACATCCTGCTGGGACTCGCCGCGCTGTTCTCGCTGTTCCCGCTGTACTGGACCATGGTGGCGGCGTCGACCGACAACACGCGCGTCACCCAGACGCCTCCCCCCTTCCTGCCGGGACCCCATCTCCTGGAGAACCTCGGCAAGGCCTGGGAGGACGCCGCGCTGGGCAAGGCCATGCTCAACAGCCTGATCGTGGCCGGCGTGATCGCCCTGTCCACGGTCCTCTTCGCCACCCTCGCCGGCTTCGCGTTCGCCAAACTCCGCTTCAAGGGCCGCAACATCCTGCTGATGCTCGTGATCGGCACGATGATGGTGCCGCCGCAACTGGGTGTCGTGCCGCTGTTCATGATGATGACGGAACTGGGCTGGGGCCAGAAGCTGCCCGCCGTCATCTTCCCCACGCTCGTCAGCGCCGTCGGCGTGTTCTTCATGCGGCAGTACCTGAGCGAAGCACTGCCCGACGAACTCGTCGAGGCCGGACGGGTGGACGGTGCGCACTCCCTGCGCATCTTCTGGAGCATCGTGCTGCCGATCGCCCGGCCCCCCATGGCCGTGCTGTTCATGATCACGTTCGTGCACGCCTGGAACGACTTCTTCTGGCCCTTCATCGTGCTCGACATGACCAATCCGACGGTGCCCGTCGCCCTCACCCAGCTCAGCGCGGGGTACGTGCGCGACCAGTCGCTGATCATGGCGGGCGCACTGCTCGGCACGCTCCCGCTGCTCGCCCTCTTCGTCGTCTTCGGCCGTCAGATCGTCGGCGGCATCATGCAGGGCGCGGTCAAGGGGTGAAAGCCGTGCCGTCTCCCCCGTTGCCGAGGCTCCCCGACGGCTCCACACCGTCTCCCCTCTCCCGCCCCGCACGTCACCTGGAAGGACCCACGTGAGCACCGTAATCCGACGCGTCGCACCCGCCCCGGAGAACATCACCGCCCGCACCTTTCCGCGGGGATTCACCTGGGGTACGGCGACCGCCGCGTACCAGATCGAAGGCGCCGCCTCCGCGGACGGGCGCACTCCGTCGATCTGGGACACCTACTCGCACACGCCCGGCAGGGTGCGCAACGGTGACACCGGCGACGTCGCCACCGATCACTACCACCGCTGGCGCGAGGACGTCGAGATCATGGCCGACCTCGGGGTGAGCGCCTACCGGTTCTCCCTGTCGTGGCCGCGCGTGCAGCCGACCGGCCGCGGCCCGGCTGTCGAAAAGGGCCTCGACTTCTATCGCGCGCTGACCGACGCACTGCTGGACAAGGGCATCGAACCGGTCGTCACGCTCTACCACTGGGACCTGCCACAGGAGTTGGAGGACGCCGGCGGCTGGCCGGAGCGCGCCACCTCCGACCGGTTCGCCGACTACGCGGCCCTGGCGGCACGTGCGCTGGGAGACCGGGTGAAGACCTGGATCACCCTCAACGAGCCCTGGTGCAGTGCCTTCCTCGGATACGGCTCGGGTGTCCACGCACCCGGACGCACCGACCCGGTCGCCGCCCTGCGTGCGGCGCACCATCTCAATCTCGCCCACGGCAAGGCCGTTCAGGCGCTGCGCGCCGAACTGCCCAGCCGCGCCCAGGCGTCCATCACCCTCAACCTGCATCACGTCCGCGCGCTGTCCGAGACACTCGAGGACCTGAACGCGGCCCGGCGGATCGACGCTCTGGCCAACCGCGTCTTCACCGGCCCCCTGCTGGAAGGCGCCTACCCCCAGGACCTCCTTCAGGACACGGCGAGCCTGACCGACTGGTCCTTCGTACGGGACGGCGACACCGACACCATCCACCAGCCGCTGGACTTCCTGGGCGTCAACTACTACACGCCGACCCTGGTCGCCGCCGGCACCGGCGCGGGCAGCCACGGTTCCGACGGCCACGGCGCGAGCGAGCACAGCCCCTGGCCGGGCGCCGACGACGTCACCTTCCTCCGGCCACCGGGCGACACCACCGCGATGGGGTGGGCAGTCGACCCCAGCGGTCTCTACGACCTGCTGACACGTCTCAAGGCGGACTTCCCCGGGATGCCTCTGGTGATCACCGAGAACGGTGCCGCGTTCGACGACTACGTGAACCCGGACGGCGAGGTGTCCGACCCCGAACGCATCGACTACCTCCACGGCCACCTGTCAGCCGTGCACCGGGCCATCGAGGCCGGCGTGGATGTCCGGGGCTACTTCCTGTGGTCGCTGCTGGACAACTTCGAGTGGGGTTACGGCTACAGCAAACGCTTCGGTGCCGTCTACGTCGACTACCCCACCGGCAAGCGCATCCCCAAGGCCAGTGCGCGGTGGTACGCCGACGTGGCCCGCACGGGCGTCCTGCCGGAAGGGAACAGCGGAAACCGCTGAGCGCGGAGGGCTGCAACACCTTCGAAGACCGGTCCTGAGCCTGGGGCGTGTCCTCAATCGATCTTGCACAGCGGATCGATTGAGGACACGCCCCAGCTGCCACCCCGGCCTTCATCCGAAAGCGAACCGATTCGCACGCAAGCGCTTCGACGGGCTCGCAGGACGGGCGGCGGCCGGGAACGCGACGTGCCGTGCGGCACCAACGGCGGCGACGCGCGCGCCGACCGCCGCTGCGTCGGCCCGCGCCTTGCGGGCCCACCCCGTCCCACCCGGACGTGACGGCTACCTCACTGTTTCACCGTGCGCGACGGGCCCGTCGCCCACACCCGCTCGGCGGAAGCACACGCAGCCGACCACACCCCCGCCGTCGCAACATTTCGGTGTGCCCGTCGGAGGCGAACCGCGGGATCCGGCCGTCGAACCGATTCCGCGACAAGGTTCGCAACAGGAGCCGCAACACCCTTGACAGCCCGTCAGGTGCAGGAGCACCGTCTCCCCCCGAAACCTCTCTGCAATCCGCTGCACATACGGCACCTCGAAGCGCTTGCGGATCGACAGCGCCACCCCCACACGGCCCGCACGGGTCGCGCCGGCACGGTAGGGAGATCGGATGGGAACCACACGGACATCACGCCACCCCAGCGGTTCCGCCCGCAGGGCGTTCACCCGCGCGGGAGCCGCGGTCGGACCCCTGTACCAGGTGCGGCGCGCCTCGGACGACACCATCCGCACCATCGGCCTCCTGAGCACCGGCGGGTACGCCGACGCCGCCGCCCAGGACTCGTTCTGCTCCGGAACCACCGGCCTGATCACGATCGTGTACGACCAGTCCGGTCGCGGCAACCACCTCACCCAGGCGCCCGGCGGCGGTGCCGCGGGTGGTACCGACAACCTCGCGAACGCGACGGCCGCGCCCACCACGGTGGGCGGTCACAAGGCCTACGGCGTCTTCGTGGCACCCGGCACTGAGCTGAGGAACGGCTCCAGCCTTGCCGGGTTCACCGTCGCCAAGGACGTCCGACCGACCGACTGAATCGCTCGACCCTCGCCCTGGACCGAGGGGGCGGGTCATGCAGACGGTGCCCGCGGCCCCGGCGGGAGAAAACCCGCCGGTCCCCCACACCAGGCGCCACCGCCCCCACAGGAGGATGACGATGTCCGGAACCAGAGCACTCCGCGGCCTCTGGGCCGCCCCCATGGCTCTGTTCGCCTTACTGGCCGGAGGCCTGCCCTCGGCCGGGGCCGCGTTCGCCGCGCCGGCCGAGCGCCAGGCAGCGGCCGCCGACCTGTACGTGGCCCCGGATGCGGCTCCCGGCGGGAACGGCACCGCCGGGCAGCCGTTCGCGACGATCGACCAGGCACGGCAGCCCGCGCACCGGCTCTCGGCCGATGCGGACGTCGTGGTCCACCTGGCCGGTGGCACCTACCGGCAGTCCAAGCCCCTGACCTT
This genomic window contains:
- a CDS encoding STAS domain-containing protein yields the protein MSGLSPAEFAVTVTRENATLVARVDGELDYDASDDLVTVVTENLNGDDGPPGAVRLDFSGLTWIDSSGLSALLMIHRRARALGADFHLDNRPEVLERMLLMTNVLDHLLGRDRSDAPGGRVLPGPGGSAPGGIAAGS
- a CDS encoding B12-binding domain-containing protein, encoding MNESTAVAERLWQAVAAGDERTAALTVRQALQDGMDEETLLLEVVAPVQARVGTEWAADRITVAQEHAATAINERLVAFMAHLRHQDGETHRTAVRGRVTVSCVDGEWHAFPARIVAEVLSLRGWRVDFLGAQTPTLHLVAHLHHSNPEAVLLSGSLPVRLPTAHAAITACQAVGVPVLAGGRAFGPDGRYARSLRADRWAADARGAVAVLEEGMARPDTSASRHAVDDLPHLTDQEYTMVVQSRPQLVKQALVDLESRFPAVRGYSDDQRERTVEDLAHIVDFLAAALYVDDAELFTDFLTWTAHILQVRNVPAHSLTAGLEVLGGRLYDFPRASRLIGQGVTALAASPAPPVPGPGAAV
- a CDS encoding PP2C family protein-serine/threonine phosphatase encodes the protein MTRAEAPYPVLVTDPEGGLVRLNEAARLLLSDPADGDPLDRKVPSWLTPPPPGDGDKGPGAARPVTGSVDGRFFEAHHTVDHDGHLVWWLIDCTDRHLAETALRDARTRSEVLSEVSSALLSTLNVPRCMEVAASMAAEHLAEAAVLIAPPQGRRHPLTYAHRGGSVTQEQRKVDVSGVPGLGEALQGFPPVPARWIDPHSIPPWVIPEGFAGPVGSVIVTPLPGHGVPAGALILLRSSTERAFTEGEEVFARLFAARAGAALSAARLYTEQTAITATLMRDLLPPALQHVHGVEYAGSYRASKDHEQVGGDFYDVHPGTDPSQETLVVLGDVAGKGLDAAVLTGKIRNTLQALLPLAEDHERVLNLLNGALLSSHHTRFATLVLASVRRRAGRAELRLTSAGHPPPLIVRTDGTVEEVPTKGTLVGALPTVRARTVETVLAPGETCLLYTDGVIEARGGPLGDDFFGERRLARALSDCAGMPAEAVVERVQMLATQWLGGGRHDDMAVVAVSAPRPGSLTAVNGHPHGIDGRSGG
- a CDS encoding LacI family DNA-binding transcriptional regulator, with protein sequence MGDRQRPTIITVAARAGVGRTTVSRVINGSELVSDKARAAVLAAIAELNYVPNSVARGLKTSRTNSVALVIPESESRLGSEPYFSAVIRGVSTALAETRTQLQLVLVRDQAERDQLTESVAERRVDGVLLVSVHEHDPLPGLLEDMGLPTVLAGRRSSDESLSHVHSDNAGGAATAVNHLLARGRRTVATISGPLDMDVARSRLQGWREALEKAGHQATDRLVTAADFTEEGGAAAMRSLLERVPDLDALFVASDVMAAGALAELRRQGRGVPDDVAVVGFDDSIIARHTNPPLTTVRQPVEEIGAMIAQILLEEIDDPDRPRRRVTLPTELVVRDSS
- a CDS encoding extracellular solute-binding protein, with the protein product MDKFRRKLRTRVVAAVSVASALGLVVGCGGSDGGTGGGKKDGKTTITMGLFGVMGFKETGLLDKYMKEHPDVVIKADVAGDEQTYYTALQTHLAAGSGLKDIQGIEIGRAKELSDTQKDKFVDLAGVAGTDHFLPWKQSQVTADDKKVIGLGTDIGPMAVCYRKDLFEQAGLPTDRDEVAKLWEGDWSKYVEAGKRFKQNSKDDKVAFMDSSSGLFNAMIYGNSQQFYDKQGKLIYATNPVVKDAWKLASEAATSDLTAKLRQFQPGWDPGLANSTFASTVCPAWMLAHISEKAGPKNKGKWDVAKAPKGANWGGSFLGVMEKSPVKKEAQDLVAWLTAPEQQAYLFEKIGNFPSSQTALEMPEVVNAKSDYFSGAPIGKIFGAAAQEIPDEQVLGRKDGTIKDIFSQGLTLIEAQNKSPNEAWKTTDERIEKAAG
- a CDS encoding sugar ABC transporter permease, whose amino-acid sequence is MGAERQRRRTLLHRLDVRGAPYAFVAPFFIVFAAFSFYPLIYTSWISLHRVELSTLNLMEWVGFDNYTALWEDDRFWNALFNTFTIGVLSTVPQLLMALGLAHLLNYRLRGSTFFRVAALTPYATSVGAAALVFTMLFERDFGMINWMLSLVGVDHIDWENNKWAAQTAISSIVIWRWTGYNALLYLAAMQAIPRDRYEAAAIDGASRWQQFLKVTVPGIRSTIVFTIVLSTIGATQLFGEPLIFGQGPNGITGGADNQYQTLGLLLYEEGWKNYQMGRAATVAWAMFLLLILVFVVQRIVQRVTTRRT
- a CDS encoding carbohydrate ABC transporter permease, translating into MTTDSIPVQAMDAVAGSGRKTGKATPPGGPRRRLLRRPGAGRQHHAGPVAYILLGLAALFSLFPLYWTMVAASTDNTRVTQTPPPFLPGPHLLENLGKAWEDAALGKAMLNSLIVAGVIALSTVLFATLAGFAFAKLRFKGRNILLMLVIGTMMVPPQLGVVPLFMMMTELGWGQKLPAVIFPTLVSAVGVFFMRQYLSEALPDELVEAGRVDGAHSLRIFWSIVLPIARPPMAVLFMITFVHAWNDFFWPFIVLDMTNPTVPVALTQLSAGYVRDQSLIMAGALLGTLPLLALFVVFGRQIVGGIMQGAVKG
- a CDS encoding GH1 family beta-glucosidase; the protein is MSTVIRRVAPAPENITARTFPRGFTWGTATAAYQIEGAASADGRTPSIWDTYSHTPGRVRNGDTGDVATDHYHRWREDVEIMADLGVSAYRFSLSWPRVQPTGRGPAVEKGLDFYRALTDALLDKGIEPVVTLYHWDLPQELEDAGGWPERATSDRFADYAALAARALGDRVKTWITLNEPWCSAFLGYGSGVHAPGRTDPVAALRAAHHLNLAHGKAVQALRAELPSRAQASITLNLHHVRALSETLEDLNAARRIDALANRVFTGPLLEGAYPQDLLQDTASLTDWSFVRDGDTDTIHQPLDFLGVNYYTPTLVAAGTGAGSHGSDGHGASEHSPWPGADDVTFLRPPGDTTAMGWAVDPSGLYDLLTRLKADFPGMPLVITENGAAFDDYVNPDGEVSDPERIDYLHGHLSAVHRAIEAGVDVRGYFLWSLLDNFEWGYGYSKRFGAVYVDYPTGKRIPKASARWYADVARTGVLPEGNSGNR